The proteins below are encoded in one region of Lonchura striata isolate bLonStr1 chromosome 1, bLonStr1.mat, whole genome shotgun sequence:
- the GARS1 gene encoding glycine--tRNA ligase, protein MPLPRSVLPALLRRLARPLRSAAPPAMDGPQAEALLAPLRNAVRQQGELVRKLKEEKAPQVDIDRAVAELKARKRVLEAKELALQPKDDIVDRVKMEDTLKRRFFYDQAFSIYGGVSGLYDFGPVGCALKNNIIQAWRHHFIQEEQILEIDCTMLTPEPVLKTSGHVDKFADFMVKDVKNGECFRADHLLKAHLQKLMSDKKCTAEKKAEMENVLTQLDNYGQQELADLFVNYNVKSPVTGNDLSPPVSFNLMFKTSIGPGGNMPGYLRPETAQGIFLNFKRLLEFNQGKLPFAAAQIGNSFRNEISPRSGLIRVREFTMAEIEHFVDPSEKNHPKFQNVADLNILLYSAKAQVSGQSAHVMRLGDAVQQGVINNSVLGYFIGRIYLFLTKVGVSPEKLRFRQHMENEMAHYACDCWDAESKTSYGWIEIVGCADRSCYDLSCHARATKVPLIAEKHLKEPISVNIVQFEANKGAIGKAYKKDAKVVMEYLSMCDECYISEMEQLLNEKGEFTVETEGKTFLITKDMVTVKRFQKTLHVEEIIPNVIEPSFGIGRIMYTVFEHTFRIREGDEQRTYFSFPAVVAPFKCSVLPLSQNQEFMPFVKELSEALTRTGISHKVDDAAGSIGRRYARTDEIGVAFGITIDFDTVNRTPHTATLRDRDSMRQIRAEISELPGIIRDLANGYLTWADVEAKYPQFEGQETGKKDTIEE, encoded by the exons atgccGCTTCCCCGTAGCGTCCTGCCCGCCCTGCTGCGCCGCCTCGCccgcccgctccgctccgccgcCCCCCCCGCCATGGACGGCCCGCAGGCCGAGGCGCTGCTGGCGCCGCTCCGGAACGCGGTGCGGCAGCAG GGAGAGCTGGTGAGGAAGctgaaggaagagaaagctCCCCAGGTGGACATAGACAGAGCTGTAGCAGAGCTCAAAGCTCGGAAGAGGGTCCTAGAAGCAAAG GAGCTGGCCTTACAGCCCAAAGATGACATCGTGGACAGAGTTAAGATGGAAGACACACTCAAAAGGAGGTTTTTCTATGACCAAGCTTTTTCTATTTATGGAG GAGTCAGTGGTCTGTATGACTTTGGGCCTGTTGGGTGTGCTTTGAAGAACAACATCATCCAAGCATGGAGACATCACTTTATTCAGGAAGAGCAAATCCTGGAGATTGACTGCACCATGCTCACGCCTGAGCCGGTTCTAAA GACTTCTGGTCATGTAGACAAGTTTGCTGACTTCATGGTGAAAGATGTGAAAAACGGGGAATGTTTTCGTGCTGATCATCTCTTAAAAG CTCACCTGCAGAAACTGATGTCTGACAAGAAGTGCACGGcagagaaaaaagcagaaatggaaaatgttctAACACAG TTGGACAATTATGGCCAGCAAGAGCTTGCAGATCTTTTTGTGAACTACAATGTGAAGTCCCCTGTCACTGGGAATGACCTGTCCCCTCCTGTTTCTTTCAATCTGATGTTCAAGACCTCCATTGGGCCTGGAGGAAATATGCCTGG CTATCTGAGGCCAGAAACTGCACAGGGAATATTCCTCAACTTCAAACGTCTGCTGGAGTTTAACCAAGGCAAATTGCCTTTTGCTGCTGCCCAGATTGGAAATTCCTTCAGGAATGAAATCTCACCCCGCTCCGGCCTTATCAGAGTGAG GGAATTCACCATGGCAGAAATTGAGCACTTTGTGGACCCCAGTGAGAAAAACCACCCCAAGTTTCAGAACGTGGCAGATCTCAACATCCTTCTGTACTCGGCCAAGGCCCAGGTCAGCGGGCAGTCTGCGCACGTCATGCGGCTGGGGGACGCCGTCCAGCAG GGTGTGATCAATAACTCTGTTCTTGGTTACTTCATCGGCAGAATCTACCTCTTCCTCACGAAGGTCGGCGTATCCCCGGAGAAGCTGCGCTTCCGACAGCACATGGAGAATGAGATGGCTCATTATGCCTGTGACTGCTGGGATGCAGAGTCCAAAACCTCCTAT ggTTGGATTGAGATCGTTGGCTGTGCTGATCGTTCCTGCTATGACCTTTCCTGCCATGCCCGTGCCACCAAAGTTCCTCTCATAGCTGAGAAGCATCTCAAAGAACCTATATC AGTCAACATTGTTCAGTTTGAGGCAAATAAGGGAGCCATTGGCAAAGCTTACAAGAAGGATGCCAAGGTGGTGATGGAATACCTTTCCATGTGTGATGAGTGCTACATCAGCGAGATGGAGCAGCTGCTCAACGAGAAAGG ggAATTCACTGTTGAAACTGAAGGGAAAACTTTTCTAATAACAAAGGACATGGTTACTGTGAAGAGATTTCAGAAAACATTACATG TGGAAGAAATCATCCCAAATGTCATTGAGCCCTCGTTTGGCATTGGCAGGATCATGTACACAGTGTTTGAGCACACATTCCGCATCCGGGAAGGAGACGAGCAGAGGACG TACTTCAGCTTCCCAGCTGTTGTAGCACCGTTCAAGTGCTCTGTTCTTCCTCTGAGCCAGAATCAGGAATTCATGCCTTTTGTCAAGGAATTAT ccgAAGCACTGACCAGGACCGGGATCTCCCACAAGGTGGATGATGCAGCGGGCTCCATCGGCCGGCGCTACGCCCGCACCGACGAGATCGGCGTGGCCTTCGGCATCACCATCGACTTCGACACCGTGAACCGCACCCCGCACACGGCCACGCTGCGCGACCGCGACTCCATGCGCCAGATCCGCGCCGAG